The Malus sylvestris chromosome 8, drMalSylv7.2, whole genome shotgun sequence genomic interval CACAACCGTCACCACCGCCGGAGCAGCCGCAATTTATGCTGTTGCTGCTGCTTCTGGTCCTTCCTCATCCTCATAGCCCTCGCCCTCCTCGCCGCCATAGCTGGCGCCGCGGTCTACATCCTCTACCGCCCCCACCGCCCCGAGTTCACCCTCACGTCCGTCCGCATTGCGAAGCTCAACCTCACCACCACCGCCGACTTCTCGACCTCCCACCTCGCCACCCTCTTCAACCTGACCCTCACCTCCGAAAACCCCAACAACCACCTCACCTTCTCCTACGATCCCTTCACTCTCTTACTCTCCACCACCAGAGACGTCCAAGTCGCAAACGGGTCGATCCCGGCGTTCACGAGCGCCACGAAGAACAGCACCTTCTTCCGCTCCGTACTGTCAACGTCGCAGGATCTCGACGTCGAGTCGGTGAAGTCGCTTAGATCGGATCTGAGGAAGCAGAGCGGGGTGGCGCTGAAGCTGCAGATAGACACCGAAGTGAAGCTGTCGATGGGGAAGCTGAGGAGCAAGAAGGTGGGGATTAGGGTTACGTGTGAAGGAATCAAAGGGGTTGTACCAAAAGGTAAGACACCGTCGGTGGCTTCCGTTTCCAACTCCAAGTGCAACGTTGATCTTCGGATCAAGATCTGGAAATGGACCTTTTAatcacttttattttctttattacttAAATCGTGGGTTTTTCGATGGGGGATTTGTAAACTTTTGAGAAGGAGGAttaaaaagataaaacaaaatgGTGATCACAAGAAAAATTAAGTAGGATTTTAAGTGCAAATTTGGGGTTCAAATTTGAATCcatctcttcttttttcttttcataataCTTTTTGGGGATTGTAAGTGATGAATTTGGCTTTTTTATGGCAAttaattttcatattattttctatttcatgctacattattattattattattattattattagtattGTTGTGTAATTTGTCTTCCAATTATGTGGCATTTGGCTGAGTATAATGAGTGCATACTTTTCAGTGAAGGCCAATGAACAGAGCATCACTAAAATGCCCTAATTAGAACACAACCTTTGATTACACGGTAGAATCTCTCGTAATTAGGCAACTCGGTTGCATTTCTCATAATTACGCGTAATTGTGCATTCAAGGATAATAGAACCAAAAATGCTAGctgttttgctttgcttttaaGCTGTTTTTATGGTATTATGATTCTTCTTCTCCGCTCTACGTTTTGTTTTGGAGCGATAATTTGTTTACCTATCTCTCTCATGTTCTTTGATTTGGAATCTTGATGctagaaacaaaagaataagtgcagaagaagaagaataatgaGCGCGAAATCACTTTGCTTGTATTCGTGTGTCCCATCAACTCATGTTAGAGAACAAATTTCCTAGAAAAGTGCTTTTCTTGGGTAAAATACTTGTCTACGCATTTAGGTGGAAAAAGTAAAAGGCAGTGCTGTTCATGCACGCACCTCTTTTTATATTTCGCACATAATTTCtgttatttgattttctttaatttatttgtttgctCGGCTGGATGtgtgaaagataaaaaataatgtgTAGATAACATCATCTAAAGTAATAGCACAAAACCTGCGGAAATCTAGTGATCAGATGAAAAAAGAGGGGCGGTGGATTTTAGTGGCTGTCCTTACCAATTACGATGGACTTTTTACACAGAATCTCACAGATAGATACATTGACCTCTTTCGAGTCTCTCTGATTTGGTAACTGTGAGTTTTTCATGTTCACATTAATAAAGTGGCGTTatttacacatttatttttatctttcatatatttttttattttttatcgtcagattaaatgaatttaataaaattaaaagataaaaatgtataaaaagttaaaaaaaaaacgtatgTGAATAGTACTGCCCGAGgagaatatataataaaaccCTAGTTGTTTTTGGCATTCAATAAGCTCACGCCACTCTCACTGACTCACTGGTTTTTGAGGTACTAGAAATCTAAGGGGTACCCACTTCTTTAGGTGACCTTAAGAGCACCTCCAGCGGGGGAGGTTGCTCGGGGGCCAGTGGGTCAAACAGTAGCAAATTGCTGGGGGGATGACCTCCAGCGTATGGAAGCCCGAGCGACAGGCGAGGCCCGAGGAGCAGGCCCGTCGAGgattgccagcccgagagcccgagGGCTGCGTCAGGCGCGTGCGTTTCACGCGCGCGTGGGCGCGAGTCGTCCGACAAAAAAACAGGGCAGGGGCCCGCGATTTCAGTtttgaaaagttaccgttggggaagccacgtggcttccccatgTCCGTTTGATTGAAACGGTCCTATTttatgggccgttggatttccaacggtaaaaaacatttaaaaatctaatttaatttcatccgtttgatctaagatcaacggtccacgttattaggctttgtaaattaaaaaaaaaaagaaaaaacagtttaaaaatctaaaatgttaccgttgtgacacgtggcacaatctggagtgttggaatttaaatttttttaaatccaacggcagagattaattaggtgaataaaaatttaaaaaaaatgtaaaaaaattcttaaaaatccgaaaaaaaattatgaaaaattataaaaaattttgatttcacttcacctataaataccttctcattatcttctaccctacaccacaatttcatattttctcaactactttcaaccacattcctatctttctttcaaagtttcaatccaatttttttccaacaaaatgactactcaaccaggtacgaattggacgcttcttgaagatgttgcgttgtgtactagttgggttcaagttactcatgattcgattacgggtaatgagatgcagttgcgagaaatgtggagtcttattcataccaattatcttgagaaaatgggtgggcaaagaactaaggaatcgatgtccagtcgttggaaattacttagtcaatcgtttagtacgtggagagacgccttggcacaagctagtggtaatcttcgaagtggggaaaatttaacggatcaggtaacaatatattatttatttgttagctactttcattatatttatttgtttgtattatttatttgttatcttctttcattataattatttgttagctactttcattatatttatttgtttgtattatttgttacctactttcattataattatttgttagctactttcattataattatttgtttgtattatttatttgttacctactttcattataattatttggttgtattatttatttgttacctactttcattataattatttgttagctactttcattatatttatttgtttgtattatttatttgttacctactttcattataattatttgttagctactttcatttataattatttgtttgtattatttatttgttacatactttcattataattatttatttgttacctattctcattataattatttgtttgtgtaggaacttcaagcacaagcttggtatggtgccaaaaccaaaagcaaaaacaaaacattcacccggtttgaatgttggaatattgtcaaagattgtcctaaatttagagttgtgcatgtcggtccagaagttttcatgaacagcacccctctacactctacaccTGAGCATGCCTCGCATGatcatgatgaagatgatgaagaagtgcctgaaacgccccccgttgaacaagcgtcggggtcaacccgttatccaattaggcctcaaggtaagaaggcttcaaagagaaaaggtaatgcttccaagaatgattatgcaaagtatatggaagatcttgcccgccaaggtgaattgaatttggcccgggaaatggctaaatttgaggctgataaggctagagaggatgcaaaagctgcagcttttgagagaaaatttgaagctgatgagagagaaagagaactacttcggcaagaaagggaacatagaagagaagaaagaatggctgaacgagatcgtgacattatgaaggagcctttagaagggaagtctccagactctaaatatttttggaagtcagAGAAAGCGGATGTGTtgcgaaggaggcgtgcaagagaagcgagagcaagaggagatggtcctagcaccacAAGAGAAGATTATCCTAGCAtgacaagagaagatcatcctagcaccacaaattggttaggtgatgGTTATCATCCATTCACgaacccataattttccaatcaattcgggttgtaatttcttattcgggttgtaatttcttattcattgaatagagtactttatgttgtttccaatttattgaacttagtactttattcaaaacacatttaaacacaccaaataaaataacatcaacacaccaaataaacacaccaaataaaaacaaacaccaaataaaataaaattacatttcaactcactaaatgaactaaaaaaacacaccacataaaataaaataaacacaccaaataaaaacaaacaccaaataaaataaaattacatttcatctcactaaatgaactaaaaaaacacaccacataaaataaaataaacacaccaaataaaataaaattacatttcaactcactaaatgaactaaaaaaacacaccacataaaataaaataaacacaccaaataaaaacaaacactaatGAACTTAAGTATCGTCAGCACCCCTCAattcccactggtgctctatcaagtcaagttggcgggcattgtgcatatttgacctttgaagtgcagtatatcgttggatgatcctttcattgtaacgtccatccctttctaatggctcatgttgcacgggctcatcggtggcgtcatgagcacaatatatacgtgttcttgaattgttcatcgtgtctggctcatattcatcaacggcttcataatcgtactcatcttccacaatcatgttgtgaagaatgatgcacgtcatcatgatggatcgaagcgactctacatcaaacaatctggcagcacccctgatgatcgcccagcgagcttggaggataccgaaacaacgctccacatccttcctgcacccttcttgacatcttgcaaagtgtttttcctttgcactgcgcggacgtggcactgttttgacaaatgttgaccaccttgggtaaatgccatcagctaggtagtatggcccgtcgtaCATACGTCCATTGACCtcatacgtgacttttggtgcatttccttgcaggacatcgttgaacactggggattgggcaaggacgttgaggtcattttgagctcccggaaccccgaaaaaggcgtgccaaatccatgtatcaaaagatgccaccgcctccaaaatgatactttttgatccttttctgtccccataagcgccttgccatgcacttggacagtttttccaagtccagtgcatacaatcaatgcttccaatcatccctggaaaacctcgcatctcgcctttcttcagaagcctttgcaagtccatatGAGTAGGTCtccggaggtactctgcggtgtagatagattcgattgccGAACAAAACCTCATgagggactcaagaatggttgattgtcccatcctcgttatctcgtccacttggtctgcagctgctccatatgcaagcatccgcaaggcagcagtaattttttgctgaggcaggagacccatagcaccaaaagcatccggcttttgcacaaagtaagaatcatggttgcaaacagcgcccatgattttgttgaacaaatgtcgttccattctaaaacgacgtcggaAGTATGTTtcagggaatgcactgttacggacaaaataatcgtccaagagcTCCTGACCTCGTCGTTGCCTGTTTCTATCAATGTTTACAGCACGGTTGGGCCTGCAGATATGAGCCACAGCTTGGACGACTCGACGGGATTGTGAGGCTCCTGCCATTCTTGATTCGTCATCTCTCCGTCTACGCtcgtcatcctcttccatctcattttgggccCAATCCCTAACATTGAACATTCCTtgtgattggttaaacaattcttcctcttcttgctcgatttcccacatcatctttgaagaagaagaagaagacattgtaaaaaggaagcagaaactatgaataatgatagggattttggtgaagaaggaagcaaaaactatgaataatgatagggattttggcgaagaaggaagcagaaactatgaataatgatagagatcttgagaaaattggtgtgagatttatgaggatggatgggggattatatggaggatttagaagggattaggttgtagataatgccacgtggcatgccgtcattcgttaaaaatctggtggaaatctatcctcaaagattgtaatcggattgtgacacgtggcacgacgtgattggttaaaaatcttatcagaaatccattaccaataattgtcttttcagataatgacacgtgccttgacacaacgattaaaaatcttatcggaaatccatcaccaataattttctttgcggataatgacacgtggcgcaacgagaacgattaaaaatcttatccgaaataacaaatataattattttgaattattttataaatacaaaaatacaaaaattttattgctattggcttttcggataatgacacgtggtgcaacgagaacgattaaaaatcttatccgaaattacaaataaaattattatgtattattttataaataaaaaaatattaatattttattgccaattgccagggctattcagtgcaggggtggagatgcaaaaggcaattgacaggggaatgcactattcattaagggcagttactgttcactaggtggattaaatagtgaattgcctggggggagggctcctacactggagttgctctaatggATTTGATGGCCCTCTGGTCAACTCTCATATGCCCTATATACTTTCGGTAAAAAGGATATTATTGTTTACCAGCAAATGTGTCTTTGTGATATACTTTCGGTAAAAAGGATATTATTGTTTACCAGCAAATGTGTCTTTGTTGGTGCTGATTAGTATAGCACATCGTGCTCGAGTGCTCCAAATCCAATGTCCTCATTTTCTACTACCTTCAAATAACTAAGGACAAGGGGTCCTAGGTGACGTGGCGTCCTCGGGCGTGAACTGATTATGATCGTTTATGTTTTGTGAGTTTCACATGCATGTATGGCTAGATTAGCTCGCATTTGTGTGCATGATTGAT includes:
- the LOC126633478 gene encoding NDR1/HIN1-like protein 13, whose translation is MTDRVYPSSKPNANGGAAAAPAAPAAATTAGTTANPPSTKPQLRQPYRPKPQYHNRHHRRSSRNLCCCCCFWSFLILIALALLAAIAGAAVYILYRPHRPEFTLTSVRIAKLNLTTTADFSTSHLATLFNLTLTSENPNNHLTFSYDPFTLLLSTTRDVQVANGSIPAFTSATKNSTFFRSVLSTSQDLDVESVKSLRSDLRKQSGVALKLQIDTEVKLSMGKLRSKKVGIRVTCEGIKGVVPKGKTPSVASVSNSKCNVDLRIKIWKWTF
- the LOC126631143 gene encoding uncharacterized protein LOC126631143 → MTTQPGTNWTLLEDVALCTSWVQVTHDSITGNEMQLREMWSLIHTNYLEKMGGQRTKESMSSRWKLLSQSFSTWRDALAQASGNLRSGENLTDQELQAQAWYGAKTKSKNKTFTRFECWNIVKDCPKFRVVHVGPEVFMNSTPLHSTPEHASHDHDEDDEEVPETPPVEQASGSTRYPIRPQGKKASKRKGNASKNDYAKYMEDLARQGELNLAREMAKFEADKAREDAKAAAFERKFEADERERELLRQEREHRREERMAERDRDIMKEPLEGKSPDSKYFWKSEKADVLRRRRAREARARGDGPSTTREDYPSMTREDHPSTTNWLGDGYHPFTNP